The following are encoded together in the Corticium candelabrum chromosome 1, ooCorCand1.1, whole genome shotgun sequence genome:
- the LOC134195126 gene encoding uncharacterized protein LOC134195126, producing the protein MPLRCSNNAVFLLDTSKLDSYYDFKADDLGTWRNNGKKEATSSISGTDVTLIRTYYVHSKHHDFKRRTAELLRGGEKSPLVLLRYLFEGQEHTIEYAPHGNRTTDDYPHLRTRQSTKDSIRDAPSQSRFSGHPTDVYDQVCEAAGGVFQCNSSSAMPRNIQQVWNINRHNNDVVVEKDELFALIKQCKEDESSQKPFLRFVQGAPYPMCFLANDRQLHDIVKCCTNQKKFAILGLDTTYNCGEFWLTTTAYKQLQLRTRRGGNPPVLNGPALLHKTKDEAAFRYMSSCMTRLCPDIQNVRSVGTDRDRALFNGFLQQFPRAIHVLCKKHMEDDIQRKLTHLGITGNYKIDFIKDIFGSAAEHQSGMVDCTDASEFRQKLAEFKDTWESRERLARDSNSCSFFSWFEKYQAKDIEEKMLLNIRRNAGLGDEFFLNNDVESSHHALKHSCHHKLSDWPTFVKKLRELVDRQQRDVERSLVNTGPYKLAPHYNNLEVSVDRWFSDMSEEQRVRYIQRFLRRPLITSPRSTPPAQKSVKMPMAQDIQQKHSSEKDSTRELPKFEDTGLPPLTYAGSWRNAQKILNTPNGIVDAPGNSGGKMVISLTTSQPHLVKTPGTGKFVCGCQAYRERNLCAHAISTAAYTCQIWELLSNFHKSARSSDLMECSSQGAPKQIGKKPGHRERKRKRTCSPRKTESMTSRQPSANIPRAAKKSRPENPSQSREDRLTYKLKWLKGTRVKKCYGCEGSIRDPPHVPPPPNDMVFTCNEYRLYPTTEGTLRFSMKKEATHYHLSIACIQQKNTNFNPQDVEILEEDRKRFLVSHKELLKVILGVDM; encoded by the coding sequence ATGCCTTTGAGATGCTCCAACAACGCTGTTTTCTTACTGGACACGTCAAAGTTAGACAGCTACTACGATTTTAAAGCAGACGACCTAGGAACGTGGAGAAACAATGGAAAGAAAGAAGCGACGTCATCAATTAGTGGCACCGATGTCACGCTAATTAGAACATACTACGTTCATTCGAAGCACCATGACTTCAAAAGGCGCACAGCGGAGTTGCTGCGTGGTGGAGAAAAAAGCCCCCTAGTACTCTTACGATATCTATTTGAAGGTCAAGAGCACACTATTGAGTACGCTCCACACGGAAATAGAACGACCGATGACTATCCACACCTTAGAACGCGACAGAGTACAAAAGACTCAATTCGAGACGCGCCGAGTCAATCTCGCTTCTCTGGCCATCCCACTGACGTGTACGACCAGGTCTGTGAAGCCGCTGGCGGCGTGTTTCAATGCAACAGCAGCTCAGCTATGCCTAGAAACATCCAGCAGGTCTGGAACATCAACAGGCACAACAATGATGTCGTTGTAGAGAAAGACGAGCTATTTGCATTGATCAAGCAATGCAAAGAAGACGAAAGTTCCCAAAAGCCATTTCTTCGGTTTGTGCAAGGAGCTCCTTACCCCATGTGCTTTCTCGCCAATGATAGGCAGTTACACGACATCGTAAAATGCTGCACTAACCAAAAGAAATTTGCTATTTTGGGGTTGGACACTACCTACAACTGTGGTGAGTTCTGGCTGACGACGACAGCCTACAAACAGCTACAGTTACGAACCCGACGAGGAGGCAATCCTCCAGTGTTGAATGGACCAGCACTTCTTCACAAGACAAAGGATGAGGCAGCGTTTCGCTACATGTCGTCATGTATGACTAGGCTATGCCCAGACATACAGAACGTACGTTCCGTTGGGACTGACAGAGACAGGGCACTATTCAATGGCTTTTTACAGCAATTCCCACGTGCTATTCATGTTTTATGCAAAAAGCATATGGAAGACGACATCCAAAGAAAGCTGACCCACCTAGGAATCACGGGAAACTACAAAATAGACTTCATCAAAGACATCTTTGGATCAGCAGCTGAACATCAGTCCGGTATGGTAGACTGCACGGATGCATCAGAATTCCGGCAAAAATTGGCTGAATTCAAAGACACTTGGGAAAGCAGAGAGCGACTGGCACGAGACAGCAATTCTTGCTCATTCTTTTCCTGGTTTGAAAAATACCAGGCGAAGGATATAGAAGAGAAGATGTTACTCAACATAAGACGGAACGCAGGGTTAGGCGACGAGTTCTTTCTCAACAACGATGTTGAGAGTTCCCACCATGCTCTCAAACACTCCTGCCACCACAAATTGTCTGACTGGCCAACATTTGTGAAAAAATTACGTGAGcttgtagacagacaacaaagagatGTGGAAAGGTCTCTTGTTAATACCGGCCCGTACAAACTAGCGCCACACTACAACAATTTAGAAGTCTCTGTGGACAGGTGGTTTAGTGACATGAGCGAAGAGCAGCGCGTACGTTACATCCAGCGTTTCTTGCGTCGTCCTCTCATTACTAGTCCTCGTAGTACTCCACCAGCTCAAAAGTCTGTGAAGATGCCCATGGCCCAAGACATCCAACAGAAGCACTCTTCGGAAAAGGACAGCACAAGAGAACTGCCCAAGTTTGAAGACACAGGACTACCGCCACTCACTTACGCCGGTTCATGGAGAAACGCGCAGAAAATACTGAACACACCAAACGGTATTGTCGATGCTCCAGGTAATTCCGGTGGAAAAATGGTGATTAGCCTTACCACATCACAGCCTCATCTTGTCAAAACGCCAGGAACAGGTAAATTTGTGTGCGGATGTCAAGCTTACCGTGAACGCAATTTGTGCGCTCACGCAATTTCTACAGCTGCGTATACCTGCCAAATTTGGGAATTACTGTCAAATTTCCATAAAAGTGCGCGATCAAGCGACCTTATGGAATGCTCCAGCCAAGGGGCACCCAAACAGATAGGAAAAAAGCCTGGACATCGggagagaaaaagaaaacgCACCTGTTCTCCCAGAAAAACTGAGAGCATGACGTCTAGACAGCCAAGTGCCAACATCCCCAGGGCAGCCAAGAAGTCCCGACCAGAAAATCCTTCCCAATCACGAGAAGACCGTCTCACGTACAAACTAAAATGGTTGAAAGGTACACGGGTAAAGAAATGCTATGGCTGCGAAGGTTCCATTCGTGATCCACCTCATGTACCTCCTCCACCCAATGACATGGTCTTCACTTGCAACGAGTATAGATTGTACCCCACTACAGAGGGAACATTGAGATTCTCCATGAAAAAGGAAGCCACTCATTATCATTTATCTATTGCTTGCATTCAACAAAAAAACACGAACTTCAATCCTCAAGATGTTGAAATATTAGAGGAAGACCGTAAACGATTTCTTGTAAGCCACAAAGAGCTCCTTAAAGTTATCTTGGGTGTTGACATGTAG